A genomic window from Meleagris gallopavo isolate NT-WF06-2002-E0010 breed Aviagen turkey brand Nicholas breeding stock chromosome 23, Turkey_5.1, whole genome shotgun sequence includes:
- the RPL22 gene encoding 60S ribosomal protein L22 yields PHPVPFVCPRFLPRRPSRLFSLPVPQKKPAAKGGKKKKQVLKFTLDCTHPVEDGIMDAANFEQFLQERIKVNGKAGNLGGGVVTIERSKSKITVTSEVPFSKRYLKYLTKKYLKKNNLRDWLRVVANSKESYELRYFQINQDEEEEEEED; encoded by the exons CCTCACCCCGTCCCTTTTGTCTGCCCCCGGTTCCTCCCTCGTCGACCCTCACGGCTTTTCTCTCTCCCCGTCCCGCAGAAGAAACCCGCAGCGAAGGGtggcaaaaaaaagaagcaggtGCTGAAGTTCACGCTGGACTGCACGCACCCGGTGGAGGATGGCATCATGGACGCCGCCAACTTT GAGCAGTTCTTACAGGAGCGAATCAAAGTGAATGGGAAGGCTGGAAACCTGGGTGGTGGCGTGGTGACCATCGAGAGGAGCAAGAGCAAGATCACTGTTACTTCAGAGGTGCCCTTCTCCAAGAG GTACCTGAAGTACCTGACCAAGAAATACCTGAAGAAGAACAACCTCCGCGACTGGCTGCGCGTGGTGGCCAACAGCAAGGAGAGCTACGAGCTGCGCTACTTCCAGATCAACCaggacgaggaggaggaggaggaggaggactaA